A single genomic interval of Carassius carassius chromosome 24, fCarCar2.1, whole genome shotgun sequence harbors:
- the LOC132102790 gene encoding DNA-binding protein inhibitor ID-4-like, with the protein MKASAPVRPHEVSSGCSQLSLRYLSERSRCKMEEEDLFFLQYDMNDCYSRLKRLVPTIPQDKKVSKVEILQHVIDYIMDLQLALETHPSLLKQTSPPASTRTPLTQINTEQRTTGVNKEESILCR; encoded by the exons ATGAAGGCCAGCGCACCGGTTCGCCCTCATGAGGTTTCGTCTGGCTGCAGTCAGCTCTCATTGCGTTATTTGTCGGAGCGCAGCCGATGCAAGATGGAAGAGGAGGATCTTTTCTTTCTGCAGTACGACATGAACGACTGCTACAGCCGACTCAAGCGCCTGGTGCCCACTATTCCGCAGGATAAGAAAGTCAGTAAAGTGGAGATCCTCCAGCATGTCATTGACTATATCATGGACCTGCAGCTGGCGTTGGAGACGCACCCGTCTCTCCTGAAACAGACGAGCCCACCCGCCTCCACACGGACCCCTCTCACACAAATCAACACAGAGCAG AGGACGACGGGTGTCAATAAGGAAGAATCAATTTTGTGTCGCTGA